One window of Deltaproteobacteria bacterium genomic DNA carries:
- a CDS encoding phenylacetate--CoA ligase encodes MSTRRARLDRADGALLRPGSDMAWPPTPEEFGRLRETLAWVAARSSYYRRVFDAAGVRPDTLASYDEFRRRVPLTLKTNLVENQRAHPPFGEFLAAPREQFASLHTSPGPIYIPRLAEERGGTPVLVEAVAAMGVRPGEVVHVTLSYHIMPGGLRLHRAFEEYGCLVINGGTGASRLQVEVARAWGATVYAGTPSFLANLGDTAREMGLDPRRDLHYRVGFSTAEALTPALRRELEATFGIELYDHCGEAQIGPLAGECRLHDGMHLHARDLFCEFLDVESGEPVEPGGTGELVATQLGPRALPLVRYAPRDVFHLLPGACACGNPALRLRFVGQAGAIRKIKGVLVHPAQVHAVTSDFPELGRFQIVVERGARYDRARLRAGTVRAPAEPEALARALAERLKSTVLIQMDVELVPEADIPEAAAPPRFSEAIVDRRTKA; translated from the coding sequence ATGAGCACGCGGCGGGCCCGACTTGACCGCGCCGACGGGGCCTTGTTACGCCCCGGCAGCGACATGGCGTGGCCGCCGACCCCGGAAGAGTTCGGGCGCTTGCGCGAGACCCTCGCATGGGTCGCCGCGCGGTCGTCTTACTACCGCCGTGTCTTCGACGCCGCCGGGGTGCGGCCCGACACGCTCGCGAGCTACGACGAGTTCCGCCGCCGGGTCCCGCTGACCCTCAAGACCAACCTGGTCGAGAACCAGCGGGCGCACCCGCCGTTCGGCGAGTTTCTCGCCGCGCCGCGGGAGCAGTTCGCCTCGCTCCACACCTCGCCCGGGCCGATCTACATCCCGCGCCTCGCCGAGGAGCGCGGCGGGACGCCGGTGCTCGTCGAGGCGGTCGCCGCCATGGGTGTGCGCCCCGGCGAGGTGGTGCACGTGACCCTGTCCTACCACATCATGCCGGGCGGACTCCGGCTCCATCGCGCCTTCGAGGAGTACGGCTGCCTGGTCATCAACGGCGGCACCGGGGCGAGCCGCCTCCAGGTGGAGGTGGCGCGCGCCTGGGGCGCGACGGTGTACGCCGGCACGCCGAGCTTCCTCGCCAACCTCGGCGACACGGCGCGCGAGATGGGCCTCGACCCCCGCCGCGACCTCCACTACCGGGTCGGCTTCTCGACCGCCGAGGCGCTCACGCCGGCGCTGCGCCGCGAGCTCGAGGCCACCTTCGGCATCGAGCTCTACGACCACTGCGGGGAAGCGCAGATCGGACCGCTCGCCGGAGAATGTCGCCTGCACGACGGCATGCACCTCCACGCCCGCGACCTCTTCTGCGAGTTCCTCGACGTCGAGAGCGGTGAGCCGGTCGAGCCGGGTGGGACGGGCGAGCTCGTCGCCACACAGCTCGGGCCGCGCGCGCTGCCGCTCGTGCGCTACGCCCCGCGCGACGTCTTCCACCTCCTGCCCGGCGCGTGCGCCTGCGGCAACCCGGCGCTGCGCCTGCGCTTCGTCGGCCAGGCGGGCGCCATCCGGAAGATCAAGGGTGTGCTCGTCCACCCGGCCCAGGTACACGCGGTGACGAGCGACTTTCCCGAGCTCGGCCGCTTCCAGATCGTCGTCGAGCGAGGGGCCCGGTACGACCGCGCCCGCCTGCGGGCGGGGACCGTGCGCGCGCCTGCCGAGCCCGAGGCGCTCGCGCGCGCGCTGGCCGAGCGGCTGAAGTCGACGGTCTTGATCCAGATGGACGTCGAGCTGGTGCCCGAGGCGGACATCCCGGAGGCGGCCGCGCCGCCCCGGTTCAGCGAGGCGATCGTCGATCGCAGGACGAAGGCGTGA
- a CDS encoding alpha/beta hydrolase, whose amino-acid sequence MIGVASPVVAPSARRRCPIRPAIVCATVPLAARLPAPDKLSQEGLHMCTRIRTTCWLARILGRTVPRVLLAALAGGGLLLSAAPAAHALTPKHPILFVHGIEGSGAQFESQAMRFESNGYAASWIDEVDYNSTRAVGDKSEVDQQIDEAIAALEQLTGKSQVDVVAHSLGTSVMYDYLTNGDMAAQRRANVAHYINVDGQNQNPGVPTLAVWAGRGTPGRNMDGAQNVTIPDQTHVQTCTSAESFIQYFKFLRGGLPQHDIVPQKRILLAGKALNFPQNAGLAGASVQIWPVAANGVRATTTPLASIAISDGSTGGGAWGPVAANAGQRYEFALVETGLPTLHIYYEPFVRSDYTVRLLASPSIEEYAGDRPGSVSAVMIRYKELWGDQGAENDQLLINDLNVCTEVLCPISKQVNAFFAFDRNRDGQTDLSQPDPVLSQLPFIQGADIFIPASSPPNATVSFQLISRGGGPVRTLNVPNWEATADGVTIQWNDFERLTF is encoded by the coding sequence GTGATTGGCGTGGCGTCTCCCGTAGTGGCACCTTCCGCACGTCGTAGGTGCCCCATCAGACCTGCCATCGTCTGTGCGACGGTGCCGCTTGCAGCGCGGCTACCCGCGCCTGACAAGCTGAGCCAGGAGGGACTACATATGTGCACCCGGATACGGACAACGTGCTGGCTAGCGAGAATCCTGGGCCGGACGGTCCCGCGCGTGCTTCTCGCCGCTCTGGCCGGGGGCGGGTTGTTGCTGTCCGCTGCGCCGGCCGCCCACGCGCTCACGCCCAAGCACCCGATCCTCTTTGTCCACGGCATCGAGGGCTCGGGCGCTCAATTCGAGTCGCAGGCGATGCGCTTTGAGAGCAACGGCTACGCGGCCAGCTGGATCGACGAGGTCGACTACAACTCGACGCGAGCGGTGGGAGACAAGAGCGAAGTCGACCAGCAGATCGACGAGGCGATCGCCGCCCTTGAGCAGCTGACCGGAAAGTCCCAGGTCGACGTCGTCGCGCACTCGCTCGGCACCTCGGTGATGTACGACTACCTGACCAACGGAGACATGGCCGCCCAGCGCAGGGCGAACGTGGCGCACTACATCAACGTCGACGGCCAAAACCAGAATCCCGGGGTGCCCACGCTCGCCGTCTGGGCGGGCAGGGGGACTCCGGGCCGGAACATGGACGGCGCGCAGAACGTCACGATCCCGGACCAGACGCACGTGCAGACGTGCACCTCGGCCGAGTCGTTCATCCAGTACTTCAAATTCTTGCGCGGCGGCCTACCACAACACGACATCGTCCCGCAGAAGCGCATCCTGCTCGCGGGCAAGGCGCTCAACTTCCCGCAGAACGCAGGGCTCGCCGGCGCGAGCGTGCAAATCTGGCCGGTCGCCGCCAACGGGGTACGGGCAACGACGACGCCGCTCGCGTCGATCGCGATCAGCGACGGCTCGACCGGCGGGGGCGCGTGGGGACCGGTGGCGGCCAACGCGGGCCAGCGCTACGAGTTCGCGCTCGTCGAAACGGGCCTGCCGACGCTCCACATCTACTACGAGCCGTTCGTCAGAAGCGACTACACGGTCCGCCTGCTCGCCTCGCCCTCGATCGAGGAATACGCCGGCGATCGCCCGGGCAGCGTGTCGGCGGTCATGATCAGGTACAAGGAGCTGTGGGGCGACCAGGGCGCCGAGAACGACCAGCTGCTGATCAACGACCTCAACGTCTGCACCGAAGTCCTCTGTCCCATCAGCAAGCAGGTCAACGCGTTCTTCGCCTTCGACCGCAACCGCGACGGCCAGACCGACCTGAGCCAACCGGATCCGGTCCTCAGCCAGCTGCCGTTCATCCAGGGCGCGGATATCTTCATCCCCGCCAGCTCGCCGCCCAATGCCACGGTCTCGTTCCAGCTGATCTCACGGGGCGGCGGACCCGTGCGGACACTGAACGTCCCGAACTGGGAAGCCACGGCCGACGGGGTCACCATTCAGTGGAATGACTTCGAGAGGCTAACCTTTTAG